Proteins found in one Methanospirillum hungatei JF-1 genomic segment:
- a CDS encoding TrpB-like pyridoxal phosphate-dependent enzyme, with amino-acid sequence MNTKILLDENEIPKKWYNIQADLKTPLDPPMHPQTKKPVGPVDLEPIFPKELIRQEMCQDRYIDIPEEVRDIYTLWRPSPLFRAHRLEKILKTPAKIYYKYEGVSPPGSHKPNTAIAQAYYNMKEGIERIATETGAGQWGSSLAFATQLFGMECKVYMVRGSYDQKPYRKMMMQTWGATCVPSPSPDTNSGRAILAKDPDTPGSLGIAISEAVEDAATHDNTNYSLGSVLNHVCLHQTIIGQEAQKQLDMVDETADIVIASAGGGSNLAGLCFPFVKDKIDGKNPDVEIIGVEPAACPSMTRGMYAYDFGDVAGLTPLLKMFTLGHDFIPPSIHAGGLRYHGMAPLVSRLHADQLIDSTSVYQNEVFDAAVMFARAEGIIPAPESAHAIRVAIDKALECKKTGEAKTIIFNNSGHGHFDLSSYEGYFAGSLVDYEYPAELIAESLKKLPAIS; translated from the coding sequence ATGAACACAAAGATACTTCTCGATGAGAATGAGATCCCAAAAAAGTGGTATAACATTCAGGCAGACTTAAAAACCCCTCTCGATCCTCCTATGCATCCCCAGACAAAAAAGCCGGTCGGACCTGTGGATCTCGAACCAATCTTTCCAAAAGAACTTATCAGACAGGAGATGTGCCAGGACCGGTACATTGACATTCCTGAAGAAGTTCGGGATATCTATACCCTCTGGAGACCATCCCCGCTCTTCCGTGCACACCGTCTTGAAAAGATACTGAAAACTCCGGCAAAGATCTACTATAAGTACGAAGGAGTAAGTCCGCCCGGTTCACATAAGCCAAACACCGCCATAGCCCAGGCATATTATAATATGAAAGAAGGGATTGAACGGATTGCCACCGAGACCGGTGCAGGTCAATGGGGTTCATCCCTTGCATTTGCCACCCAGCTCTTTGGTATGGAATGTAAAGTCTACATGGTCAGGGGAAGTTATGACCAGAAACCATACCGGAAGATGATGATGCAGACCTGGGGAGCCACCTGTGTTCCCTCGCCATCACCAGATACCAACTCCGGACGGGCGATCCTAGCAAAAGATCCGGACACCCCCGGTAGTCTTGGAATCGCCATATCTGAAGCGGTTGAGGATGCAGCAACCCATGACAACACAAATTACTCACTTGGTAGTGTCCTCAATCATGTCTGCCTGCATCAGACCATCATTGGCCAGGAGGCACAAAAACAACTTGATATGGTTGATGAGACAGCAGATATCGTCATTGCTTCCGCAGGTGGAGGGTCAAATCTTGCCGGTCTTTGTTTCCCATTTGTGAAGGATAAGATTGACGGGAAGAATCCGGATGTGGAGATCATCGGGGTAGAACCAGCTGCATGCCCATCCATGACCAGAGGGATGTATGCTTATGACTTTGGAGATGTGGCGGGACTGACGCCGCTCCTGAAGATGTTCACCCTTGGTCATGATTTCATCCCTCCCTCCATCCACGCCGGTGGGCTCAGATATCATGGAATGGCACCACTGGTATCACGACTTCATGCAGATCAGTTGATTGATTCAACCTCCGTCTATCAGAATGAGGTGTTTGATGCAGCGGTGATGTTCGCACGTGCAGAAGGTATCATTCCTGCACCAGAGTCTGCACATGCCATCAGGGTTGCAATCGACAAGGCACTTGAATGCAAAAAGACCGGAGAGGCAAAGACTATCATCTTTAATAACAGTGGACATGGGCACTTTGATCTCTCCAGTTATGAAGGATACTTTGCAGGATCCCTCGTTGATTATGAATATCCGGCAGAATTGATTGCAGAATCCCTGAAAAAACTCCCTGCCATCTCATGA